From one Colletotrichum destructivum chromosome 3, complete sequence genomic stretch:
- a CDS encoding Putative small GTP-binding protein — MSSLEAKIVVLGSQNVGKTSLVMRYCKGSFNPAQTTSTVGASFMTKRVVDTDTDTVVRLQIWDTAGQERFRSISRLYYRGANACILCYSITDAQSFTEMGVWLTELRRNLPGDVVLHVVGTKADIVARDPSRREVPFERCIAYVAENLAPGLASTPPPTATPSGMPSILSSSDPRQSSSQVHQSTSTFGGGGGEPRSPSSKRSSGFWGQEVGWDACHEISAESGEGVEEVFRVVTRKLVEQNRKMQQALLLATATPGTPGYETGMDGGYFDGMNPRGSFRVGRDRRSWLFSPNFSPAVTVEQGGTEQDADEAAAKARRKCC; from the exons ATGTCGTCTctcgaggccaagatcgTTGTCCTCGGCTCCCAGAATGTCGGCAAGACGAGCCTGGTCATGCGTTACTGCAAAGGCTCCTTCAACCCGGCCCAGACCACGTCAACCGTCGGCGCGAGCTTCATGACCAAGCGCGTCGTCGATACAGACACGGACACCGTCGTGCGCCTGCAAATCTGGGATACCG CCGGTCAAGAACGTTTCCGCTCCATCTCCCGCCTCTACTACCGCGGCGCCAACGCCTGCATCCTCTGTTACTCCATCACCGACGCCCAGTCCTTCACTGAGATGGGCGTCTGGCTTACCGAGCTCCGCCGCAACCtccccggcgacgtcgtcctgCACGTCGTCGGCACCAAAGCAGACATCGTCGCCCGCGATCCATCGCGCCGCGAGGTCCCTTTCGAGCGCTGTATAGCCTacgtcgccgagaacctCGCCCCCGGCCTGGCCTCAACCCCGCCGCCCACCGCCACCCCCAGCGGTATGCCATCtatcctctcctcctccgacccGCGCCAGTCGTCATCCCAGGTTCACCAGAGCACGAGCACcttcggtggcggcggcggcgagccgCGGAGCCCGAGCTCCAAGAGGTCGTCCGGCTTCTGGGGCCAAGAGGTCGGATGGGACGCGTGCCACGAGATCAGCGCCGagagcggcgagggcgttgaGGAGGTTTTCCGCGTCGTGACGAGGAAGCTGGTCGAGCAGAACCGCAAGATGCAGCAGGCCCTGCTCTTGGCTACGGCCACGCCAGGCACCCCGGGCTACGAGACCGGTATGGACGGCGGCTATTTTGACGGCATGAACCCGCGCGGCAGCTTCCGCGTCGGTCGCGACAGGCGGAGCTGGCTATTCTCACCAAACTTCTCGCCTGCTGTCACggtcgagcagggcggcaCGGAGCAggatgccgacgaggccgccgccaaggcgaggaggaagtgCTGTTAA
- a CDS encoding Putative helicase, AAA+ ATPase domain, Sec63 domain, Helicase superfamily 1/2, ATP-binding protein, whose amino-acid sequence MASANLDDAEAQWRAQFEAMKSALAGLKLPSEPPSDVDFDDEYEGYSSGSGAQDVWDFISDDEDDDYSSDQLDGHGVTSGDAPYGAAWFAGKCSAIAAKSGLADDVFQNQILSVLTSGQGDEELQSQLADLIGFDDFDFIIELLGHRNDVVTAATSEVPQESKGRLLTKAQREEALRQQDHQHKNASLAPAMTREVQYPHVYKAYNAGNSLSHSGKKYALPNGSERLLFDKYEEYAIPAGKKGVLGPGQKLVKISDMDGLCRGTFKGYRTLNRMQSLVHPVAYRTNENMLICAPTGAGKTDAAMLTVLQTIGHYCTPNPIEDPTVTDFAVEAQDFKIVYVAPMKALAAEITEKLGKRLAWLGIKCREFTGDMHLTKAEIVQTQIIVTTPEKWDVVTRKGTGDTELVQKVRLLIIDEVHMLHDERGAVLESLVARTERQVESTQSLIRIVGLSATLPNYVDVADFLKVNRHAGMFYFDASFRPVPLEQHFIGVKGKAGSKQSKENLDQVAFEKVRDMLQRGHQVMVFVHSRRDTLLTAKMLHEKAIEDFCVDLFDPTGHPNYENAVRDMKQSRARDLRELIPKGLGVHHAGMARSDRNLMERLFGEGVIKVLCCTATLAWGVNLPAAAVVIKGTQVYSAQEGKFVDLGILDVLQIFGRAGRPQFEDTGIGMICTTQDRLHHYLTTVTEQQPIESKFSTKLVDNLNAEIALGTVTSIPEAVQWIGYSYLFVRMQRSPMSYGIEWAEIRDDPTLVQRRRQLAIQAARTLQQSQMIIFNEVTEELRSKDIGRIASQYYILHTSIQIFNTMMRPMATEADILKMISMSGEFDNIQSRDSEEKELSRLRHDVVPCDVDGGVDTPQAKTNILLQAYISRAQPEDFALGNDLNYVAQQAGRICRALFMIALNRRWGHQCLVLLTLAKSIEKRIWPFQHPLHQFDFPKSVFNQLDAKENLSIEAMRDMEPAEIGALIHNQSAGKKIAHILNNFPTVSVEAEIAPLNRDVLRIKLFIEPDFRWNDHTNGTSESYYIWVENSETSEIYHHEFFILNRRKLYDDHELNFTIPLSDPLPTQIYVRAVSDRWLGAETVAPVSFQHLIRPDTESVYTDLLNLQPLPVSALKNPALEEIYAQRFQFFNPMQTQIFHTLYHTPANVLLGSPTGSGKTVAAELAMWWAFRERPGSKVVYIAPMKALVRERVKDWGARLARPLGLKLVELTGDNTPDTRTIKDADVIITTPEKWDGISRSWQTRGYVRQVSLVIIDEIHLLAGDRGPILEIIVSRMNYIAASIKNSVRLLGMSTACANATDLGNWLGVKEGLFNFRHSVRPVPLELYIDGFPETRGFCPLMQSMNRPTFLAVKTHSPDKPVIVFVPSRRQTRLTAKDLINYCGMEDNPRRFLHMDEDDLQLNLARVKDDALKEAISFGIGLHHAGLVESDRQLAEELFLNNKIQILVATSTLAWGVNLPAHLVVVKGTQFYDAKIEGYKDMDLTDVLQMLGRAGRPQFDNSGVARIFTKDAKKDFYKHFLHTGFPVESSLHTVLDNHLCAEVSAETIVTKQDALDYLTWTFFFRRLHKNPSYYGLEVSAEEHNSIAAQTLANDYMIDMIDKSLDELAQSSCVEVFPNGDVDPTPMGKIMSYYYLSHITIRHLVKHIKAQASFLDVLSWMSRATEYDELPVRHNEDLINEELSRNLLFPGSSFGLPMWDPHVKAFLLLQAHMSRITLPITDYVGDQTSVLDQAIRIIQASIDVTTELGHLTTCLEFIKLLQCIKSARWPTDHPASILPGVGVDTLKSDKSNLTLAKVAALASPGKVSNLARQLSVPAHQQPRFAKAVAQLPNLAVSVPEATALSVSVDLRRLNPLTERDAHVYAPRFPKPQNEGWFVVLADPAHDEVIAVKRAGWSQGPGRSIAVGSKPSTRANIKVPEAAQGRKLEVMVISDAYIGLEYRVGVDIPAAPVVDNDVDKSKKVQTRQQEAGGSGGGASQA is encoded by the exons ATGGCGTCTGCCAATCTTGACGATGCAGAAGCCCAGTGGCGAGCTCAGTTCGAAGCCATGAAGtccgccctggccggcttGAAGCTCCCCTCAGAGCCACCCTCTGATGTTGACTTTGACGATGAATACGAAGGATACTCGTCCGGAAGCGGCGCGCAGGACGTCTGGGACTTCATTtcggacgacgaagacgacgactACAGCAGTGACCAGCTCGACGGTCATGGTGTTACCAGCGGAGACGCACCCTACGGCGCTGCATGGTTCGCTGGCAAGTGCTCGGCCATAGCTGCGAAAAGCggcctggccgacgacgtaTTCCAGAACCAGATCTTGAGCGTCTTGACGTCCGGCCAGGGCGATGAGGAGCTCCAGTCCCAGCTCGCCGATCTTATCGGTTTCGACGACTTTGACTTCATcatcgagctgctcggccaCCGCAACGACGTTGTGACGGCTGCCACGTCCGAGGTGCCTCAGGAGTCCAAGGGGAGACTTCTCACCAAGGCACAGCGTGAAGAGGCATTGCGACAACAGGACCATCAGCACAAGAACGCTTCTCTTGCACCCGCCATGACGAGAGAGGTCCAATATCCCCATGTGTACAAAGCATACAACGCAGGGAATTCTCTTAGCCATTCCGGAAAGAAGTATGCCCTTCCGAACGGCAGTGAGAGACTTCTCTTCGACAAGTACGAAGAATATGCCATTCCTGCAGGGAAGAAGGGCGTCTTGGGCCCCGGCCAAAAGCTGGTCAAGATTTCAGACATGGACGGCCTCTGTCGCGGCACTTTCAAGGGGTATCGGACTCTCAACCGCATGCAAAGTCTGGTGCACCCGGTGGCCTACAGGACAAACGAGAACATGCTCATCTGTGCTCCTACCGGTGCT GGTAAAACGGATGCTGCCATGCTTACCGTCCTGCAAACTATTGGTCACTACTGCACGCCCAACCCCATCGAAGACCCAACTGTTACCGATTTCGCCGTCGAAGCGCAGGATTTCAAAATCGTCTATGTCGCTCCGATGAAGGCTCTGGCCGCTGAAATcaccgagaagctcggcaaGCGACTGGCATGGCTCGGCATCAAGTGCCGAGAGTTCACGGGAGATATGCACCtcaccaaggccgagatcgTCCAGACCCagatcatcgtcaccaccCCTGAAAAATGGGATGTTGTGACGAGGAAGGGGACGGGCGACACCGAGTTGGTGCAGAAGGTCCGCCTTCTCATCATTGACGAAGTTCACATGCTTCATGATGagcgcggcgccgtcctgGAGTCGCTCGTCGCCAGAACGGAACGTCAGGTCGAGAGTACCCAATCCTTGATTCGTATTGTCGGCCTCAGTGCTACGCTTCCGAACTACGTTGATGTTGCCGACTTCCTCAAAGTCAACCGACACGCCGGCATGTTCTACTTCGACGCCTCGTTCCGCCCCGTCCCGTTGGAGCAGCACTTCAtcggcgtcaagggcaaAGCCGGGTCGAAGCAGTCCAAGGAAAACCTGGATCAAGTGGCTTTCGAAAAAGTCAGGGACATGCTCCAGAGAGGTCATCAGGTCATGGTCTTTGTCCACTCGAGAAGAGACACTCTTCTGACCGCCAAGATGCTCCACGAAAAAGCCATCGAAGACTTCTGCGTCGACTTGTTCGATCCCACTGGCCACCCCAACTACGAGAATGCCGTCCGCGACATGAAGCAGTCCAGGGCGCGTGATCTGCGAGAACTGATACCCAAAGGATTGGGGGTTCATCACGCTGGTATGGCCCGCTCCGACAGAAACCTCATGGAGCGGCTCTTTGGAGAAGGTGTCATCAAAGTTCTTTGCTGTACGGCAACTCTTGCTTGGGGTGTGAACTTGCCCGCAGCCGCTGTAGTTATCAAGGGAACCCAGGTGTACAGCGCACAGGAAGGTAAGTTCGTTgatctcggcatcctcgatGTGCTGCAGATCTTCGGTCGTGCTGGTCGTCCCCAGTTCGAAGACACCGGTATTGGTATGATTTGCACCACGCAGGACAGACTTCACCACTACCTGACGACTGTCACGGAGCAACAGCCGATCGAATCCAAGTTCTCCACGAAGCTTGTTGATAATCTGAACGCTGAGATCGCTCTGGGAACGGTCACGTCGATTCCCGAGGCCGTCCAATGGATTGGCTACTCGTATCTCTTCGTACGTATGCAGAGAAGCCCCATGAGCTACGGCATCGAGTGGGCCGAGATCAGAGATGACCCTACGCTTGTTCAGAGACGGCGTCAGTTGGCCATCCAGGCAGCCCGCACTCTTCAGCAAAGTCAAATGATCATCTTCAACGAGGTCACCGAGGAGCTTCGCAGCAAGGACATTGGCCGTATTGCCAGCCAGTACTACATCTTGCACACTAGCATCCAGATCTTCAACACCATGATGCGACCTATGGCCACGGAAGCTGATATCCTTAAGATGATCAGCATGAGCGGAGAGTTTGACAACATCCAGTCGAGAGACTCGGAAGAAAAGGAGCTCTCCCGTCTGAGGCACGATGTCGTGCCGTGTGAcgtggatggcggcgtcgacacgCCCCAGGCGAAGACGAACATCCTGCTGCAAGCGTACATCTCGAGGGCTCAACCGGAAGATTTTGCACTTGGGAACGATTTGAACTATGTCGCTCAGCAGGCCGGCCGTATCTGCAGAGCTCTGTTCATGATCGCCTTGAATAGGAGATGGGGTCACCAGTGCTTGGTTCTGCTCACCCTCGCCAAGTCTATTGAGAAGCGCATCTGGCCCTTCCAGCACCCACTGCACCAATTCGATTTCCCCAAGTCGGTTTTCAACCAGCTTGACGCCAAGGAAAATCTGTCCATCGAAGCCATGAGAGACATGGAGCCAGCAGAAATCGGCGCTCTTATTCATAACCAGAGCGCCGGTAAGAAAATTGCCCACATCCTCAACAACTTTCCGACGGTCAGTGTCGAGGCCGAAATCGCCCCTCTCAACCGCGACGTCCTTCGTATCAAGCTGTTCATCGAGCCTGACTTTAGGTGGAATGATCACACCAACGGAACGTCCGAATCCTACTACATATGGGTCGAGAACTCCGAGACGTCAGAGATCTACCACCACGAGTTCTTTATCCTCAACAGGCGGAAACTCTACGACGATCACGAACTCAACTTCACCATCCCGCTTTCGGACCCCTTGCCGACTCAGATCTATGTGCGAGCGGTTTCTGACCGATGGCTCGGTGCTGAGACGGTGGCACCCGTCTCCTTCCAGCATCTCATCCGCCCTGATACGGAGAGCGTGTACACCGACCTCCTGAACCTGCAACCGCTGCCCGTTAGCGCGCTGAAGAACCCGGCTCTCGAGGAGATCTACGCCCAGCGGTTCCAATTCTTCAACCCCATGCAGACGCAAATCTTCCACACCCTGTACCACACGCCTGCCAACGTTCTCCTTGGCTCTCCCACGGGCAGTGGCAAGACCGTCGCGGCAGAGCTGGCTATGTGGTGGGCTTTCAGGGAGAGGCCAGGGTCCAAGGTCGTTTACATCGCGCCCATGAAGGCCCTCGTGCGCGAGCGTGTGAAGGACTGGGGAGCCAGGCTTGCCCGGCCTCTGGGATTGAAGCTGGTTGAACTTACAG GTGACAATACTCCCGACACTCGCACGATTAAGGATGCCGacgtcatcatcaccacGCCTGAGAAGTGGGACGGTATCTCCCGCAGCTGGCAGACGAGAGGCTATGTTCGCCAAGTGAGTCTCGTCATCATTGACGAGATTCATCTGCTGGCCGGCGATCGTGGTCCCATCCTGGAAATCATCGTCTCTC GCATGAATTACATCGCAGCGTCCATCAAGAACTCTGTGCGCCTGCTCGGCATGTCGACGGCTTGCGCCAATGCCACGGATCTCGGCAACTGGctcggcgtcaaggagggTCTGTTCAACTTCAGGCACTCAGTCCGCCCCGTCCCTTTGGAGCTTTATATCGATGGTTTTCCGGAGACTCGAGGCTTCTGCCCGTTGATGCAATCCATGAACCGCCCGACCTTCCTGGCGGTCAAGACACACAGCCCCGACAagcccgtcatcgtcttcgtcccctcTCGAAGACAGACACGTCTGACTGCCAAAGACCTGATCAACTACTGCGGTATGGAGGACAACCCCCGCCGCTTTCTCCAcatggacgaagacgacttGCAGCTCAACCTTGCGAGAGTCAAGGACGACGCTCTCAAGGAAGCCATCAGTTTCGGCATCGGGCTCCACCACGCCGGTCTCGTCGAATCCGACcgccagctggccgaggagctctTCCTGAACAACAAGATCCAGATTCTGGTGGCCACCAGTACTCTCGCTTGGGGCGTCAACTTGCCCGcccacctcgtcgtcgtcaagggcacGCAGTTCTACGATGCCAAGATCGAAGGCTACAAGGACATGGACCTAACCGACGTCCTCCAGATGCTGGGACGAGCCGGGCGTCCGCAGTTCGACAACTCGGGCGTGGCGCGCATCTTCACTAAGGACGCCAAGAAGGACTTTTACAAGCACTTCCTCCACACGGGCTTCCCTGTCGAGTCGTCCCTACACACGGTGCTGGACAACCATTTGTGCGCCGAGGTCTCGGCCGAGACCATCGTGACGAAGCAGGACGCTCTCGACTACCTGACGTggaccttcttcttccgccgCCTGCACAAGAACCCGTCCTACTACGGCCTTGAggtctcggccgaggagcacAACAGCATTGCCGCCCAGACGCTCGCCAACGACTACATGATCGACATGATCGACAAGTCGCTCGACGAACTCGCGCAGTCCAGCTGCGTCGAGGTCTTCCCCAACGGTGACGTCGACCCCACCCCGATGGGCAAGATCATGAGTTACTACTACCTCTCCCACATCACAATCCGCCACCTCGTCAAGCACATCAAGGCGCAGGCCTCGTTCCTCGACGTGCTCTCGTGGATGTCCCGCGCCACCGAGTACGACGAGCTCCCCGTCCGCCACAATGAGGACCTCATTAACGAGGAGCTCTCACGCAACCTACTCTTCCCAGGCAGCTCCTTCGGCCTGCCCATGTGGGACCCCCACGTCAAGGCTTTCCTCCTGCTGCAGGCGCACATGTCGCGCATCACGCTTCCCATCACCGACTACGTCGGCGACCAGACCAGCGTCCTTGATCAGGCCATCCGTATCATCCAGGCCTCCATCGACGTCACCACCGAGCTTGGCCACCTGACTACCTGTCTTGAGTTCATCAAGCTCTTGCAGTGTATCAAGTCGGCCCGCTGGCCCACCGACCACCCGGCCTCCATCCTCCCaggtgtcggcgtcgacacCCTCAAGTCGGACAAGTCCAACCTCAccctcgccaaggtcgccgccctcgcctccccgGGTAAGGTCTCCAACCTCGCGAGGCAGCTCTCCGTCCCCGCCCACCAGCAGCCCCGCTTCGCAAAGgccgtcgcccagctccccaacctcgccgtctccgtccccgAGGCCACGGCGCTGTCCGTGTCCGTCGACCTCCGCCGCCTGAACCCGTTGACGGAGCGCGACGCGCACGTCTACGCGCCTCGCTTCCCGAAGCCCCAGAACGAGGGCTGgttcgtcgtcctcgccgacccggcCCACGACGAGGTTATCGCTGTCAAACGCGCCGGCTGGTCCCAGGGCCCAGGGAGgagcatcgccgtcggctccAAGCCGTCGACTcgcgccaacatcaaggtGCCCGAGGCCGCGCAAGGCAGGAAGCTCGAGGTCATGGTCATCAGCGACGCGTACATCGGGCTCGAGTACCGTGTTGGCGTCGACATTCCCGCGGCACCCGTCGTGGACAACGACGTGGACAAGTCCAAGAAGGTGCAGACGCGGCAGCAAgaagccggcggcagcggcggcggggctTCTCAGGCGTGA
- a CDS encoding Putative Longin domain, v-SNARE, coiled-coil domain-containing protein: MKLHYIGILRNDSKPAVELCSEMELSAYSRFTRGSYAEFMTLFSKKVAESTRPGQRQDIEEGDNTFHCVGRSEGICGVIISDHQYPSLVAHQLLSKIVDEFLTKHPRSTWATGEPKLVLPELKEYLTKYQDPQQADSILKIQKELDETKIVLHKTIQSVLERGEKIDDLVAKSDGLSSQSKMFYQQAKKQNSCCSVM; this comes from the exons ATGAAGTTGCACTACATTGGA ATCCTTCGCAATGACAGCAAGCCCGCTGTCGAGCTGTGCAGCGAGATGGAGCTGTCGGCATACTCGAGATTCACGAGGG GGAGCTACGCCGAGTTCATGACTCTCTTCTCTAAGAAGGTCGCAGAGTCGACACGCCCTGGTCAACGGCAGGAtatcgaggagggcgacaaCACATTCCACTGCGTGGGACGGAGTGAAGGCATCTGTGGCGT TATCATCTCGGACCACCAGTACCCGAGCCTAGTCGCTCATCAGCTGCTCTCCAAGAT cgtTGACGAATTCCTCACCAAGCACCCCCGCTCCACGTGGGCGACGGGCGAGCCCAAGCTCGTCCTCCCCGAGCTGAAGGAGTACCTCACCAAATACCAAGACCCTCAGCAGGCCGACTCCATCCTCAAGATCCAGAAGGAACTTGACGAGACCAAGATCGTGTTGCACAAGACCATTCAAAGCGTCCTGGAGCGTGGCGAGAAGATTGATGACCTGGTGGCCAAAAGTGACGGCCTGAGCTCCCAGAGCAAGATGTTCTATC AACAGGCAAAGAAGCAAAACTCGTGCTGCAGCGTCATGTAA